Genomic window (Pseudomonas sp. MM211):
GCACCGAGCGCAGGGTGATTTCCAGCACCTGCAAGCCGCCGGCATCCAGGGCATCGGCCAGCGGCAGAATGTCTTCCTCGCGGGCGATGGTAATCACCGGCATGATCCGCGCCCGCTCACAGAGCACATCGATGCTGGCGATCTTCTCAGCCATGGTCGGGGTTGGTCGGCTGATGGCGTGTGTCATGTGTTTTGATCCTTTTGGCCTAAGGGCACCAGTAAATTTCTAAAGGCGCGCCGAGAAACGCGCTGATTGGCATTTTTTTGTGGTCACGGTGTTCTAGCGCCTGCTCCAGCACGCGCAACTTTCCTTCTCCCTCGATTGACAACAGTTGCAGTCGAGCGGCCTTGAGCAGCGGCAGCGTGAGGGTCAGGCGCTGATGTGGCACAGCTGGCGCGAGCATCGGCAAGCAGCGGCGCGAGCCATCTGCCTGCAGCGCTTGATCGAGGTTGGGGCTGTTGGGGAACAGCGAGGCGGTATGCCCGTCGGTGCCCATGCCCAGTACCAGCACGTCGATGGGCGGTAGGTCGTTCAACGCCTGTTCGGTGAGCGTCGCCGCCTCTTCAAGGCTACCCGCGCTGTGGTACAGGCCGAGCAGTCGCGCTTCAGCGGCTGGCCCCTGAAGCAAATGCTGACGCACCAGTGCCTCGTTACTGTCTTCGTGGGCAACCGGCACCCAGCGCTCGTCGGCCAGGCTTACCAGCACCTGGTTCCAGGGCAAGGGTTGCTGCGCCAGTGCCTTGAAGAAAGCGATCGGGCTACGCCCGCCCGACACCACCAGCGTAGCGGTGCCATGACTGTCGATGGCATCGCGCAGGGCGCCGGCCACTCTATCGACCAGAGCCTGGGCCAGGCGCTGGGAATTGTCGTGGCTGCGGGCAACCACGCCCGCGGGAAATTCGAGGTCAGAGATCGCCATACCAGGCCCTCCCGTCGCGAGTGATCAGGGCGATGGAGCTCATCGGCCCCCAGCTTCCGGCGACGTATGGTTTAGGTGGGTCGCCAAGTTTTTTCCAACCGGCGATCAGCTGATCGCACCACTGCCAGGCATGTTCGATTTCGTCCTTGCGCACGAACAGGTTCTGGTTGCCACGCATGACCTCAAGCAGCAACCGTTCATAGGCATCAGGAATGCGTGAGCTGCCATAAGTTGCCGAAAAGTTCAGCTGCAACGGATCGCTGCGTAGCTGCATACCCTTGTCCAGCCCCTGATCCTTGGTCATCACCTGCAGAGAAATACTCTCGTCCGGCTGCAGGCGGATGATCAGTTTGTTGCCGATCAACTGCCGCTGCTCGGGAGCGAAGATGTAGTGCGGCGGCTCTTTGAAGTGGATGACGATCTGCGACAGCTTCTGCGCCATGCGCTTGCCGGTGCGCAGATAGAACGGCACGCCGGCCCAGCGCCAGTTGCGGATGTCCGCGCGCAGGGCAACGAAGGTTTCGGTATCGCTATGGGCATTGGAGTTTTCTTCCTCCAGATAACCCGGTACCGGTTTGCCGTCGCTGGTCCCGCCCACGTACTGACCACGCACCACATGACGGGAAAGCTGCTCGGCGTTCATCGGTTCGAGCGCCTTGAGCACCTTGACCTTCTCATCACGGATGGCATCCGCCGATAGATCGCCGGGTGGATCCATGGCGATCAGGCAGAGCAGCTGCAGCAGGTGGTTCTGGATCATGTCGCGCAGCTGGCCGGCCTTGTCGAAATAGCCCCAGCGACCTTCGATACCGACCTTCTCCGCCACGGTAATTTCCACGTGGGTGATGTGGTTCTGGTTCCACTGGGTCTCGAACAGGCTGTTGGCGAAGCGCAGGGCAATCAGGTTCTGCACCGTCTCCTTGCCCAGGTAATGGTCGATCCGATAAACCTGGGTTTCCGGGAAGTACGCCGCTACTGCATCGTTAACCGCACGGGACGATTCCAGATCGTGGCCAATCGGTTTCTCCAGCACCACGCGGGTGCCTTCGGCCAGACCGACCGCGGCAAGGTTGGCGCAAATGCCGCCATACACGGACGCGGGGGTTGCGAAATAAGCAATCAGTTGGCGGCCGCTACCGACCGCTTCCGCCAGTTGCGGGTAGGCATCAGGTGGCAGGAATTCCATGCTCAGGTAGCGCAGGCGCGCCTGGAAACGCTGCATCACCACGTCGTCCAGCTCCTTGGCCGGCAGGTAGCGGCGCAGGTGACTGTCGATGGCGCTCAGGTGCGTGGCGGGATCACCGCCCTCGCGCGCCAGGGCAAGCAGCTGGGTATCCTCGTGCAGCAGCCCGGCACGATCGAGCTGATAGAGGGCAGGAAACAGCTTGCGCAATGCCAGGTCGCCGAGGGCGCCGAACAGAGCGAAGGTACAAGGTTCAACGGGAATCACGGACATGATCTTTGTTCTTCTATCAAGTTACCCTATTGATAGCGGTTAACCGCTAATTTCGCAACTGCAAATGTAGTAATAAAAACAACATTTTTTATAGACTGCATATCCGGATAGCCAGTTGACAGCATCGGTCGTACGATTGACCGACGCTTTATCAGAGAAGGACAAAAATGGATCGCGTGCGCAATCTTCTCGAGCAGATCAAGGGCCGCCTCGACAGCCTCAACAAGGCCGAACGCAAGGTCGCCGAAGTGATACTGCTCAATCCGCAGCAGGCCACCCGCCTGAGCATTGCCTCCCTCGCCCAGGCCGCCCAGGTCAGCGAACCGACGGTGAACCGCTTTTGTCGCTCGTTCGGCGTCAACGGCTATCCCGAGCTGAAAATGCAGCTGGCGCAGAGCCTGGCCAGCGGCGCGGCCTACGTCAGCCGCGCCGTGGAAGCCGACGACGGCCCCGAGGCCTACACCCGCAAGATATTCGGCAGCGCCATCGCCTCGCTGGACAGCGCCTGCCAGAGCCTCGACCCGAACCTGATCAGCCGCGCCGTCGATCTGTTGATCCAGGCCCGGCAAATCCATTTCTTCGGCCTTGGCGCATCGGCGCCCGTTGCACTGGACGCCCAGCACAAGTTCTTCCGCTTCAACCTCGCGGTGTCCGCCCACGCCGATGTGCTGATGCAGCGGATGCTGGCATCGGTGGCCCATACCGGCGATCTGTTCGTGATCATTTCCTATACCGGCCGCACCCGCGAACTGGTCGAGGTGGCGCGTCTGGCGCGGGAGAATGGCGCTTCGGTGCTCGGCCTCACCGCCGCCGGCTCGCCGCTCGCACAAGCCTGCAGCCTGAGCGTGCATATCCCGCTGCCCGAAGACACCGACATCTACATGCCGATGACCTCGCGGATCATTCAGCTCACCGTACTCGACGTACTGGCAACCGGCATGACCCTGCGCCGCGGTGCGGACTTCCAGCCGCACCTGCGCAAGATCAAGGAAAGCCTCAACGCCAGCCGTTATCCGGCCAGCGAAGAACAAGGCTGAGCGACATGGCGCCATTCGTAGGGTGGGTGGAGCGGCGCTAAACCGCGACCGCCGACCCACATCAAGTCCAGAGCGCCGCGTAACCCACCACGCGGTCGACGCTGATACCCAATGGTGGGCTACGGCGCCCAAGAACCGAGTCGTTCCCAATGATAACGACCAGCGCCTCCACCCACCCTACGAGCCTGCAAGCTAGCGTTGCGCGACTGCGAAATCGTAGTCAGCTTTTACTTGCGGCTTGTCGCTTGCAGCTCGAAGCTTTACTTCCACCAGTACTCCACCTGAACCCCGAAATTGGAGCCATTGCGTGCGCTGCCGAAAGCGCCGGTGTCGGACAATGCCGAGCCTTCCGCCAACAGATTCGCCGCTTCCTGCGCGGCACGGTTCCAGCTGGCGTAGGTGTAGTAGAGACGGACTTCCGGGCGCTCGAAGAAACCAGGGCCGGCCGGCGACCAAGTCGGTGCGACGGTGAACTTGGTTAGCTTGCGGGTGCCGCCGGAGGCGTCCACCTGGTCATGGCCGATCTCGCCGACCAGCTTGAACTGCTGCGTGAAGGCATAGCTGGTACGCCCACCCACCGACCACCAGTCCTGATCTTCACCGTCATCACGCTTGTCCTTCTGGTAAACGGCCTGAACCTGCCCACCCAGACGAGGCGTCACCTGGAAGTCGAAGAACTCGACGACGCGCCAGCTCTTGGCGCCACCATCGAGGGTCGGATCGCCGGTGTAGCCCAGGCCGGTTCCCGGCCCCTCGCCATATTGCAGCGCCAGCTTGTTGTCGCCTCCGAGGCCGAGGAAGTTCTTCTGCACGTGCTGCCCTGTCACCGACCAGCCGCTGTTCGCATCGTCAACGGAGGATGCCTTGTCGATGTAGCTGACCCCCACCTCGATCTCGCCGCCCGGGTTGGTCACGAAGCCGCCGACGTTGAAGTCGTGGCGGTTGATGTATTCCTTCTGGTCGTAGCTGTCCTTGCGCGAGAACACGTAGCTGTACTTGTAATCACCGAT
Coding sequences:
- the pgl gene encoding 6-phosphogluconolactonase; amino-acid sequence: MAISDLEFPAGVVARSHDNSQRLAQALVDRVAGALRDAIDSHGTATLVVSGGRSPIAFFKALAQQPLPWNQVLVSLADERWVPVAHEDSNEALVRQHLLQGPAAEARLLGLYHSAGSLEEAATLTEQALNDLPPIDVLVLGMGTDGHTASLFPNSPNLDQALQADGSRRCLPMLAPAVPHQRLTLTLPLLKAARLQLLSIEGEGKLRVLEQALEHRDHKKMPISAFLGAPLEIYWCP
- the zwf gene encoding glucose-6-phosphate dehydrogenase — encoded protein: MSVIPVEPCTFALFGALGDLALRKLFPALYQLDRAGLLHEDTQLLALAREGGDPATHLSAIDSHLRRYLPAKELDDVVMQRFQARLRYLSMEFLPPDAYPQLAEAVGSGRQLIAYFATPASVYGGICANLAAVGLAEGTRVVLEKPIGHDLESSRAVNDAVAAYFPETQVYRIDHYLGKETVQNLIALRFANSLFETQWNQNHITHVEITVAEKVGIEGRWGYFDKAGQLRDMIQNHLLQLLCLIAMDPPGDLSADAIRDEKVKVLKALEPMNAEQLSRHVVRGQYVGGTSDGKPVPGYLEEENSNAHSDTETFVALRADIRNWRWAGVPFYLRTGKRMAQKLSQIVIHFKEPPHYIFAPEQRQLIGNKLIIRLQPDESISLQVMTKDQGLDKGMQLRSDPLQLNFSATYGSSRIPDAYERLLLEVMRGNQNLFVRKDEIEHAWQWCDQLIAGWKKLGDPPKPYVAGSWGPMSSIALITRDGRAWYGDL
- a CDS encoding MurR/RpiR family transcriptional regulator → MRNLLEQIKGRLDSLNKAERKVAEVILLNPQQATRLSIASLAQAAQVSEPTVNRFCRSFGVNGYPELKMQLAQSLASGAAYVSRAVEADDGPEAYTRKIFGSAIASLDSACQSLDPNLISRAVDLLIQARQIHFFGLGASAPVALDAQHKFFRFNLAVSAHADVLMQRMLASVAHTGDLFVIISYTGRTRELVEVARLARENGASVLGLTAAGSPLAQACSLSVHIPLPEDTDIYMPMTSRIIQLTVLDVLATGMTLRRGADFQPHLRKIKESLNASRYPASEEQG
- a CDS encoding maltoporin, whose amino-acid sequence is MKRSTGFGLAMALGSLTLPATGMALEFTGYVRSGAGTADGNGRQSCFQLPGARSKYRLGNECEHYAELDLRQDLFSLDDGSVLSIEGMAQLFNEYGHTPKFTGDRGTARMNQMYAEWSNMPALNGGSLWAGRRFYKRNDIHISDFYYWNQSATGFGIDEMKIGDYKYSYVFSRKDSYDQKEYINRHDFNVGGFVTNPGGEIEVGVSYIDKASSVDDANSGWSVTGQHVQKNFLGLGGDNKLALQYGEGPGTGLGYTGDPTLDGGAKSWRVVEFFDFQVTPRLGGQVQAVYQKDKRDDGEDQDWWSVGGRTSYAFTQQFKLVGEIGHDQVDASGGTRKLTKFTVAPTWSPAGPGFFERPEVRLYYTYASWNRAAQEAANLLAEGSALSDTGAFGSARNGSNFGVQVEYWWK